The Spiroplasma endosymbiont of Atherix ibis nucleotide sequence TAAAAGATTTAATTATTTTAAATAAAGAATTCTCTTTATTTAAAAATTTATTAATAGAATAACAATTTTTAAATCTACTTATACTATTTATTTTTTTAGCTAAACTTTCAGCTTTATAATTGTAAACATCATGAATTTGAAAAGATTGTCGCATAACGTTTTTATATTCAACTTTATCTCCATCAATTAATACTAAATTATCATTATTTGATAAAAATTTTGCTAGTTTTCCAGCAAGAAGACCGCCAGTGACTCCTACTCCAATTAAAAATATTATTTTATCCATTTTTTTCCCTGGGGAAAATTAAAAATCAATATATTCAAAATTTTTATTTTCAATTTCATTAGAGTATCTTTTATCAATGCCTTCAAATTCTATATTTAAATTAATTATTCCTTTTAATCTAGAAATTATTCTTGAACTAGATATATTATCAGATTTAGTACTATAGTTTTTTTCTAACTTATCTATATCATAATTTGAAGTAATTATTGTAATTAAAGTATTATCTTGTTCGCTCTTTTCAAATCTTTCATTTAATAAATTGTAAATATAAGGAAGTGTTGATTTATGAATAAATTCACTTCCTAAATCATCAATAATTAAAATTTGTTTTTGAGCTAAGCGACTAGGACTTGGTGCATAGATTCCTTCATAACCATTTTATCAAGCTTGTTGATGTGATTTAATTCACTTTGAGATATTAACTATTTCAGAATTAGATTTTGAATTTTCAACAAATTTATTAATAAAAGTGGTTTTACCAACTCCTGGTTTACCGTAGATATAAATTACATTATTTTTAAAATTTTCTTTTTGTTTAACTTTTTCAAATAAAGAATTAAATTTTATATAATCTAAATCTTGATCAACATTGAATTTAGTTTTAATCATAAATTTTGTTACAAATTCTCTATACTCTTGAGAATTTTTATTATTTAACTCTTCAAAGAAATTAGCTAAAATTTCTCCTGAAATCAGATTTACTTGTTTTTCTCCTAAAGAGTAAATTATTTCTTGATAAAAATGAGTTTCTTTAGTTTTGTAATTAATAATATTGACTTCAATTCCAAAACGATTCTTATATTTACTAGATAAATAGTAATTTTTGTAAATTCAAATTAGTCCATTTTTATTTCAAGGACTTTGAATTGCAAATGCTGTTTTATTACTATTTCAACCCTTAAATCAATGGTTTAATAACCACACTTTTTTATTTTCACTCCCCATAGATGTCCTTTCTATTTTTTCCCTGGGGAAAATTTATTTATTATTGTTTATTTGGTTTTTAAATTTTTTATAATCAAACGAT carries:
- a CDS encoding ThiF family adenylyltransferase, whose amino-acid sequence is MDKIIFLIGVGVTGGLLAGKLAKFLSNNDNLVLIDGDKVEYKNVMRQSFQIHDVYNYKAESLAKKINSISRFKNCYSINKFLNKENSLFKIIKSFNNAFNKAIIISCVDYDLDEIQKKT
- a CDS encoding P-loop NTPase fold protein; the encoded protein is MGSENKKVWLLNHWFKGWNSNKTAFAIQSPWNKNGLIWIYKNYYLSSKYKNRFGIEVNIINYKTKETHFYQEIIYSLGEKQVNLISGEILANFFEELNNKNSQEYREFVTKFMIKTKFNVDQDLDYIKFNSLFEKVKQKENFKNNVIYIYGKPGVGKTTFINKFVENSKSNSEIVNISKWIKSHQQAW